A single genomic interval of candidate division WOR-3 bacterium harbors:
- a CDS encoding endonuclease Q family protein, whose product MRFIADLHIHSRFSRATSSDMDIPAIARAAKQKGIRLVATGDFTHPEYFASLSQHLKDGGNGLYLYDDVHFIINTEVNNIYSWNGRLRRVHNLIFVPSLESAARVAEMLAGYGKLDADGRPSVSISCRDMVARILELEPRAFIVPAHIWTPWFSLYGANSGFDSFTDCFGDMADEVFAVETGLSSDPPMNWRLSELDKKTLISNSDAHSPSRLGREANVFDCDLNYDTIREVLKNRDKSRLLFTIEFFPEEGKYHYDGHRNCGIRLAPGESTLSGDVCPVCGRKLTIGVLHRVEQLADRKPEEVPKDMIPFKHLVPLEEIIAEALEQGRDTAGVAKKYEEMIKGLGPEFEILMDVPVAEIARFGEKIAEGIDRMRRGEVTVEPGFDGVFGTVQVLPGTRRVTFEPEPGEKGQQLRLFG is encoded by the coding sequence GTGCGCTTCATTGCCGATCTCCATATCCATTCCCGTTTCTCCCGGGCAACCAGTTCCGATATGGACATTCCCGCAATCGCCCGGGCAGCAAAGCAGAAGGGGATCAGACTGGTCGCAACCGGTGATTTCACCCATCCGGAATATTTTGCGTCGCTCAGCCAGCACCTGAAGGATGGAGGCAACGGCCTTTATCTTTACGATGATGTTCATTTCATCATCAACACCGAGGTGAATAATATCTACTCCTGGAACGGCAGACTCCGCCGGGTGCACAATCTGATCTTCGTTCCCAGTCTGGAGAGTGCAGCCCGGGTCGCAGAAATGCTTGCCGGTTACGGCAAGCTTGATGCCGATGGCCGGCCCAGTGTCAGCATCTCCTGCCGGGACATGGTGGCGCGGATTCTGGAGCTGGAACCCCGGGCGTTTATTGTTCCTGCCCACATCTGGACGCCGTGGTTCTCTCTTTATGGCGCCAACTCCGGATTCGACTCCTTCACCGACTGCTTCGGTGACATGGCGGATGAGGTGTTTGCGGTCGAGACCGGACTGTCATCCGACCCGCCGATGAACTGGCGGCTTTCGGAACTGGATAAAAAGACCCTGATCTCCAACTCCGACGCCCATTCTCCGAGCCGGCTGGGAAGGGAGGCGAATGTGTTTGACTGCGACCTCAATTACGACACTATCCGGGAGGTGCTGAAGAACAGGGACAAAAGCCGGCTGCTGTTTACAATTGAGTTCTTTCCCGAGGAAGGCAAGTATCACTACGATGGCCACCGTAACTGCGGTATCCGGCTCGCACCGGGCGAGTCCACCCTCTCGGGCGATGTCTGTCCGGTCTGCGGCCGGAAGCTGACAATCGGTGTTCTGCACCGGGTTGAACAGCTGGCAGACCGCAAGCCGGAGGAGGTGCCCAAAGATATGATTCCGTTCAAGCACCTGGTGCCGCTGGAGGAGATCATCGCCGAGGCGCTGGAGCAGGGAAGGGACACCGCCGGCGTCGCCAAGAAGTATGAGGAGATGATTAAAGGTCTCGGACCGGAGTTTGAGATCCTGATGGATGTGCCGGTTGCAGAGATTGCCCGCTTCGGGGAGAAGATTGCGGAGGGGATTGACCGGATGCGCCGGGGTGAGGTTACGGTTGAGCCCGGGTTTGACGGTGTCTTCGGCACCGTTCAGGTCCTGCCCGGCACCCGCAGGGTCACCTTTGAGCCCGAACCGGGCGAAAAGGGTCAGCAGCTCCGGCTTTTCGGCTGA
- a CDS encoding BREX system ATP-binding domain-containing protein: MRSSKLVSHPVFGEGEVLDSRWQGSELLVRFQTGLRLWLPRHRVRFLVEVDESLLDAAVARSAGVDRVSACRMIEAFRLGIVPHQDVERFTFGRDQELKVIERMLAGLEQGRGDVVMFEGEYGSGKTHILELIHHRALQAGMVVSLVQFDPVEVSPHRPKRVYRELVRNLRFISGDREGGFRELLQLATRLDLADHVFFGPLLRKLKRLEPGARESEVFWQWVEGESTKEYATEMRSPYRVRGAQGIPALYDFSTAADFYCNIISAISWMSRQLGFRGLVLLLDEAETVTRLWDIVYLSKSINFMEGLVRVALNDPQLREVSDRLIHNQVRPVPYIYREPALLLIFATTPTPGEYGYLRLANSVRRKLELTPLAEQALVDAFATMIRIYERAYPGFKLPVEEQKRLLAWLGRKSSGGVRTFIKGCVEGLDIARLRQRGIISAPAEMSSRAG, translated from the coding sequence GTGAGGAGTTCTAAACTGGTCTCCCATCCGGTGTTCGGCGAGGGGGAGGTGCTGGACAGCCGCTGGCAGGGGAGTGAGCTGCTGGTGCGGTTTCAGACCGGGCTGCGGCTCTGGCTGCCCCGGCACCGGGTGCGGTTTCTGGTTGAGGTGGACGAGTCGCTGCTCGATGCGGCGGTTGCCCGGAGTGCGGGTGTGGACCGGGTGAGCGCCTGCCGGATGATTGAGGCATTCCGGCTCGGGATTGTGCCCCATCAGGATGTGGAGCGGTTCACCTTCGGCCGGGACCAGGAGCTGAAGGTGATTGAGCGGATGCTTGCCGGGCTGGAGCAGGGCCGGGGGGATGTGGTGATGTTTGAGGGTGAATACGGGAGTGGCAAGACCCATATCCTTGAGCTTATTCACCACCGGGCGCTCCAGGCCGGGATGGTGGTCAGTCTGGTGCAGTTTGATCCGGTTGAGGTTTCGCCCCACCGGCCGAAGCGGGTCTACCGGGAGCTGGTGCGTAATCTGCGGTTCATCAGCGGGGATCGGGAGGGCGGATTCCGGGAACTGCTCCAGCTGGCAACCCGGCTGGATCTCGCTGACCATGTCTTCTTCGGTCCGCTCCTGCGTAAGCTGAAGCGGCTCGAGCCGGGCGCCCGGGAGAGTGAGGTGTTCTGGCAGTGGGTCGAGGGTGAGAGCACCAAGGAGTATGCGACCGAGATGCGCTCACCCTACCGGGTGCGGGGTGCGCAGGGGATTCCGGCCCTTTATGACTTCTCCACCGCTGCCGACTTCTACTGTAATATCATTTCTGCGATCTCCTGGATGAGCCGGCAGCTCGGCTTCCGGGGGCTGGTGCTGCTCCTTGATGAGGCGGAGACGGTGACCCGGCTCTGGGATATCGTCTATCTCTCCAAGAGCATCAACTTCATGGAGGGGCTGGTGCGGGTGGCGCTCAATGACCCCCAGCTGCGGGAGGTTTCGGACCGGCTGATTCACAATCAGGTCCGGCCGGTGCCCTATATCTACCGGGAGCCGGCGCTGCTGCTTATTTTTGCGACGACCCCGACCCCGGGTGAATACGGCTATCTCCGGCTCGCCAATTCGGTCCGGCGCAAGCTGGAGCTGACACCGCTGGCCGAGCAGGCGCTGGTGGATGCGTTTGCGACGATGATCCGGATTTACGAGCGGGCATATCCGGGCTTCAAACTGCCGGTCGAGGAGCAGAAACGGCTCCTTGCCTGGCTGGGCAGGAAGAGCAGTGGCGGGGTCCGGACCTTTATCAAGGGGTGTGTTGAGGGGCTGGACATCGCCCGGCTCCGGCAGCGGGGCATAATTTCCGCACCGGCGGAGATGTCAAGCCGGGCAGGATAA
- a CDS encoding HIT domain-containing protein produces the protein MERLWAPWRAEYIMKNPACEQGGCLFCQLKKCRNDRENLVLFRGRTAFVVMNRFPYNSGHLMVAPLRHTASIELLKPKEAVELLALIKRCVRALKREYKPQGFNIGANLGAVAGAGVPGHLHFHIVPRWQGDTNFMPLLGETKVVSEHLRTTYDRLKPRFRR, from the coding sequence ATGGAACGGCTCTGGGCACCCTGGCGTGCCGAATACATCATGAAAAATCCTGCCTGTGAACAGGGCGGGTGTCTGTTCTGCCAGCTCAAAAAATGCAGAAATGACCGGGAGAACCTCGTGCTTTTCCGGGGCAGAACCGCCTTCGTCGTCATGAACCGTTTCCCCTATAACAGCGGCCATCTGATGGTCGCACCACTGCGCCATACCGCCAGCATTGAACTGCTCAAACCAAAAGAGGCAGTTGAATTGCTTGCCCTGATCAAACGGTGTGTCCGGGCGCTGAAACGGGAGTACAAACCGCAGGGGTTCAACATCGGCGCCAACCTCGGAGCGGTTGCCGGTGCCGGTGTTCCTGGACATCTCCATTTTCACATTGTGCCGCGGTGGCAGGGTGATACCAATTTCATGCCCCTGCTCGGTGAGACCAAGGTGGTGAGCGAGCATCTGCGCACCACCTATGACCGGCTCAAACCCCGTTTCCGGCGGTGA
- a CDS encoding HAD-IA family hydrolase yields MVKAVVFDVDNTLVDFNKWKEAAVDAAVMAMIDAGLDLTPEAAKRKIYEIYEAKGIEYQEVFNDFLVQVLGYIDYRILASGIIAYRRAREGALVPYPHVHLALLRLFRMGLKLAVISDAPRLQVWMRLVSLNVDRFFDVVVTFDDTGKRKPAREPFEKALELLEVQPREAIMVGDWAERDIVGAKELGMITVFARYGDSFGTINSGADYEINDILELVPIVENLNR; encoded by the coding sequence ATGGTGAAGGCGGTGGTCTTTGATGTTGACAATACGCTTGTGGACTTCAACAAATGGAAGGAGGCGGCGGTTGATGCGGCGGTGATGGCGATGATTGACGCCGGACTGGACCTGACCCCGGAGGCGGCAAAGAGGAAGATCTACGAAATCTACGAAGCCAAGGGGATTGAATATCAGGAGGTTTTCAACGACTTTCTCGTTCAGGTGCTCGGCTATATTGACTACCGGATTCTCGCCAGCGGTATCATCGCCTATCGCCGGGCACGGGAAGGGGCGCTCGTCCCCTACCCCCATGTCCACCTTGCCCTGCTCCGCCTCTTCCGCATGGGTCTGAAACTGGCGGTAATTTCAGATGCACCCCGGCTTCAGGTCTGGATGCGGCTTGTCTCGCTCAATGTTGACCGGTTCTTTGATGTTGTTGTTACCTTTGATGATACCGGTAAACGCAAACCGGCACGGGAGCCGTTTGAGAAGGCGCTTGAGCTTCTGGAGGTTCAGCCCCGCGAGGCGATCATGGTCGGTGACTGGGCCGAGCGGGATATCGTCGGCGCCAAGGAGCTGGGGATGATCACCGTGTTTGCCCGGTATGGCGACTCATTCGGCACCATCAACTCCGGTGCCGATTATGAGATCAATGACATCCTGGAGCTGGTGCCGATTGTGGAGAATCTGAACCGCTGA
- a CDS encoding class I SAM-dependent methyltransferase: MPLPFVRFARYYDRFMEKYVDYPEWVDYVERIFRRFRRQPKKLLDLACGTGIPTVLFARRGYQVIGIDRSAEMLAVLESKKGDLPITVINADIRNFTLPEPVDAAISLYDSINYLLTEEELERCFACVYQALVPGGLFVFDLNTVYGLEKQWGSRTLTRENEEIVSIWQCRFDRQTMLSTLRLVFWEKLPDGTTGEKYEEIHQERAYTIDEVRQALERTGFSRSRFFHHGTFLPVNPFSVRMMVVAEKPRRHPTPDLQSAGKKLK, encoded by the coding sequence ATGCCCCTGCCCTTTGTCCGGTTTGCCCGCTATTATGACCGGTTCATGGAGAAGTATGTTGACTATCCGGAATGGGTGGATTATGTTGAGCGGATCTTCAGACGGTTCCGGCGCCAGCCGAAGAAACTGCTTGATCTTGCCTGCGGCACCGGGATTCCGACCGTCCTTTTTGCCCGCCGCGGCTATCAGGTGATCGGCATTGACCGCTCGGCCGAGATGCTGGCGGTGCTGGAATCAAAGAAGGGCGATCTGCCGATCACCGTGATTAACGCCGACATCCGGAATTTTACTCTGCCTGAGCCGGTAGATGCGGCAATATCACTTTATGACAGCATCAACTACCTGCTGACCGAGGAGGAGCTGGAGCGCTGTTTTGCCTGTGTTTATCAGGCGCTGGTGCCGGGCGGGCTTTTTGTCTTTGACCTGAACACCGTTTACGGACTGGAAAAGCAGTGGGGCAGCCGGACGCTCACCCGGGAGAACGAGGAGATCGTCTCGATCTGGCAGTGCCGGTTTGACCGCCAGACCATGCTCTCCACCCTCAGGCTGGTCTTCTGGGAGAAACTGCCGGACGGCACCACCGGTGAAAAATATGAGGAAATTCACCAGGAGCGGGCATATACGATTGACGAGGTCCGGCAGGCGCTGGAGCGGACGGGTTTCAGCCGTTCCCGTTTCTTTCATCACGGCACCTTTCTGCCGGTAAACCCCTTCTCGGTGCGAATGATGGTGGTAGCGGAAAAGCCGCGCCGGCACCCAACGCCGGATTTGCAATCCGCCGGAAAGAAATTAAAATAA
- the acpS gene encoding holo-ACP synthase gives MIFGIGIDLIEVARIQQALERFGSRFQSRIFTPAEIAFCEKLDDKYPSYAGRFAAKEAFSKALGTGLRGAISWQEIEICDNERSRPSIRVTGRAKEILAGRTVHLSLTHLKDYAAAVVIICEPPQRD, from the coding sequence GTGATCTTCGGTATCGGCATTGATCTGATTGAGGTGGCGCGGATCCAGCAGGCGCTCGAGCGGTTCGGCAGCCGGTTTCAGAGCCGGATTTTTACCCCGGCAGAGATCGCCTTCTGTGAGAAGCTTGATGACAAATACCCCTCCTATGCCGGCAGGTTTGCCGCCAAGGAGGCGTTCTCCAAGGCGCTCGGCACCGGACTCCGGGGTGCGATCTCCTGGCAGGAAATCGAAATCTGCGACAATGAGCGCAGCCGGCCCTCAATCCGCGTTACCGGCCGGGCAAAGGAGATCCTGGCAGGACGCACCGTCCACCTGAGTCTGACCCATCTTAAGGATTATGCAGCAGCGGTGGTGATAATCTGCGAACCGCCGCAACGAGATTGA
- the topA gene encoding type I DNA topoisomerase: MSRKKDLLIVESPTKAHTITRLLRGRLRVLSSKGHIADLPKSRLGVDIENGFEPEYIRIRGKAPVINELKSAARQAKTVYLGTDPDREGEAIAYSVAQEIKNGAPIRRVLFYEITPKGITAAFNAPGEIDLRKVDSHRARRVMDRLVGYLVSPLLWQTVRAGKSAGRVQTVALRILVEREREIGKFTPQEYWLIRAIFTTTSGANFEALLVKIDGANVRLASAAEVEAVRAGCLNATFRIEKVNVREKHKKPLPPFVTATLLKEAGQTLGMSSRRTMQIAQQLFEGVDLKKETVGLITYPRTDSFRTAEEVIETTRRLIAENYGSRFLPETPRRYPDRKGTQGAHEAIRPTRPELTPESVREFLTPDQFKLYSLIYRRFLASQMADAVYQQTELLVSGGRFTFRAEGIKSLFPGFEQVYGEPEKEKSLPELKPGEPVQLTELIPEQKWTQPPPRYTEATLIKRLEINGIGRPSTYATIVPTLLERKYIERQQGRLVPTELGMIVHDILIPRFANIFEIGFTREMEKQLDLIEEGVENWRQVVARFYQPFKADLDQALAATPEIREDLARELEEKCPKCGKPLVERWGRYGKFIACTDYPQCEYVQKTEPKVLEENCPQCGKPLVERQGRFGRFIACSGYPDCSYIKREPKPPPRQLEENCPQCGKPLVERQGRFGRFIACSGYPQCRFIKKKKSRKVTKKQEEK, from the coding sequence ATGTCAAGAAAAAAGGACCTGCTGATTGTTGAATCGCCAACCAAGGCGCACACCATCACCCGTCTGCTCAGGGGCAGACTGCGCGTGCTCTCATCAAAGGGACACATTGCCGATCTGCCCAAATCCCGGCTCGGGGTGGACATTGAAAACGGATTCGAACCGGAATACATCCGGATCCGGGGCAAGGCACCGGTGATCAATGAACTGAAGTCTGCTGCCCGTCAGGCAAAGACGGTGTATCTCGGCACCGACCCGGACCGGGAGGGAGAGGCGATCGCCTATTCGGTGGCGCAGGAGATCAAAAACGGTGCCCCAATCCGGCGCGTGCTCTTTTATGAGATCACCCCGAAGGGCATCACCGCCGCATTTAACGCCCCGGGCGAAATCGACCTGCGCAAAGTGGACTCCCACCGGGCGCGCAGGGTGATGGACCGGCTCGTCGGCTATCTCGTTTCACCACTGCTGTGGCAGACGGTCCGGGCGGGCAAGTCTGCCGGCAGAGTCCAGACCGTGGCACTCCGGATCCTGGTGGAGCGGGAACGGGAGATCGGGAAATTTACCCCTCAGGAATACTGGCTCATCCGGGCAATTTTCACCACCACCAGCGGGGCAAACTTTGAAGCCCTGCTGGTGAAGATTGACGGTGCCAATGTGCGGCTTGCGAGCGCCGCCGAGGTCGAGGCGGTGCGCGCCGGCTGTCTCAATGCAACTTTCCGGATTGAAAAGGTTAATGTCCGGGAAAAGCACAAAAAACCGCTTCCGCCCTTTGTCACCGCCACCCTGCTCAAGGAGGCGGGCCAGACGCTGGGCATGAGCTCGCGCCGGACGATGCAGATTGCCCAGCAGCTGTTTGAAGGGGTGGATTTGAAAAAGGAGACGGTAGGTCTGATCACCTATCCCCGCACCGACTCATTCCGGACCGCAGAAGAGGTGATCGAGACCACCCGCCGGCTCATTGCCGAAAATTATGGCAGCCGGTTTCTGCCCGAAACTCCGCGCCGCTATCCGGACCGGAAGGGCACTCAGGGTGCTCATGAGGCGATCCGGCCGACAAGACCGGAACTGACCCCGGAATCGGTCCGGGAATTTCTGACTCCGGACCAGTTCAAGCTCTACAGTCTGATCTACCGCCGGTTTCTTGCCTCCCAGATGGCAGATGCGGTCTATCAGCAGACTGAACTGCTGGTCAGTGGCGGCAGATTCACCTTCCGGGCTGAAGGCATCAAAAGTCTGTTTCCCGGCTTCGAACAGGTGTATGGTGAACCGGAAAAGGAGAAAAGCCTGCCGGAACTGAAACCGGGTGAACCGGTTCAGCTGACTGAACTCATCCCGGAGCAGAAGTGGACTCAGCCGCCACCCCGCTACACCGAAGCGACCCTGATCAAACGGCTCGAGATCAACGGCATCGGCCGGCCTTCAACCTATGCCACCATTGTCCCCACCCTGCTCGAACGCAAATATATTGAACGCCAGCAGGGCAGACTGGTGCCGACAGAACTGGGAATGATTGTCCACGACATCCTCATCCCGCGCTTTGCCAACATCTTTGAAATCGGCTTCACCCGGGAAATGGAAAAACAGCTTGACCTGATTGAGGAAGGGGTTGAAAACTGGCGCCAGGTGGTCGCCCGGTTTTACCAGCCATTCAAGGCGGATCTGGATCAGGCGCTTGCCGCCACCCCGGAAATCCGGGAGGACCTTGCCCGCGAACTGGAGGAAAAGTGTCCCAAATGTGGCAAACCGCTCGTGGAACGCTGGGGCAGATATGGCAAGTTCATCGCCTGTACCGATTATCCGCAGTGTGAATATGTCCAGAAAACCGAACCCAAAGTGCTGGAGGAGAACTGTCCCCAGTGCGGCAAACCGCTCGTCGAACGCCAGGGCCGGTTCGGCAGATTCATCGCCTGCTCCGGCTATCCCGACTGCAGCTACATCAAGCGCGAACCCAAGCCGCCACCGCGCCAGCTGGAGGAGAACTGTCCCCAGTGCGGCAAACCGCTCGTCGAACGCCAGGGCCGGTTCGGCAGATTCATCGCCTGCTCCGGCTATCCCCAGTGCCGTTTTATTAAGAAGAAAAAAAGTCGGAAGGTGACGAAGAAACAGGAGGAAAAATGA
- a CDS encoding aminotransferase class I/II-fold pyridoxal phosphate-dependent enzyme yields MEKIFALRLNRIPPYLFSELDRLKAQLGRGLIDLGEGNPDLPPARALLARLRQALNQPANHRYPTYAGKLSVRTRVAEWYQQRFGVRLNPENEVLMLIGSKEGAAHLIWALCGDGDRVGVADPGYPVYFNNTLLAGATPVSIPLEEKNGFLPDLNLIDRLGPRLKLLCLNFPSNPTAAVAPLEFYHELIRLALRHGFYVINDNVYSELWFETPPPSILQVPDARSCAVELHSLAKTFSIPGWRIGMAVGNPDILKAVLKIKQNVDSGPFGAVQDAAAWALQNCRKLAEPVRHTYARRMKVFVQALQSAGWQLTPPRATFYLWARLPERWQHQANGSRSFAFVLALLENCRVVAAPGAGFGRHGEGYVRFALIADEKRLRTAARRIGRWLKTI; encoded by the coding sequence ATGGAAAAAATTTTTGCCCTGCGCCTGAACCGCATTCCGCCCTATCTTTTTTCCGAACTGGACCGGCTCAAGGCACAGCTGGGGCGCGGACTCATTGACCTGGGCGAAGGTAATCCGGACCTGCCGCCCGCCCGGGCGCTGCTTGCCCGGCTGCGCCAAGCGCTGAATCAGCCCGCCAACCACCGCTATCCCACCTATGCGGGCAAGCTGTCTGTCCGCACCCGGGTTGCCGAGTGGTATCAGCAGCGCTTCGGGGTCCGGCTCAATCCGGAAAATGAGGTGCTCATGCTTATCGGCTCCAAGGAGGGTGCTGCTCATCTCATCTGGGCGCTCTGTGGTGATGGTGACCGGGTGGGGGTTGCCGATCCCGGCTATCCGGTTTACTTTAACAACACCCTGCTTGCCGGTGCCACCCCGGTCTCAATTCCGCTGGAGGAAAAAAACGGTTTCCTGCCTGATCTCAATCTCATTGACCGGCTCGGACCCCGGCTCAAACTGCTGTGTCTGAACTTTCCCAGTAATCCCACCGCCGCGGTCGCACCACTGGAATTTTATCACGAGCTGATCCGGCTCGCACTCCGGCACGGCTTCTATGTCATCAATGACAATGTCTACTCCGAACTCTGGTTTGAGACACCACCGCCCAGCATCCTCCAGGTTCCTGATGCCCGAAGCTGTGCAGTTGAACTCCACTCCCTTGCCAAGACCTTCTCCATTCCCGGCTGGCGCATCGGGATGGCGGTCGGTAATCCGGATATCCTGAAGGCAGTGCTGAAAATCAAGCAGAATGTTGACTCCGGACCGTTTGGTGCGGTTCAGGATGCTGCCGCCTGGGCGCTGCAGAATTGCCGCAAACTCGCCGAACCGGTACGGCACACCTATGCCCGGCGGATGAAGGTCTTTGTCCAGGCGCTTCAGTCCGCCGGCTGGCAGCTGACACCACCCCGCGCCACCTTCTATCTCTGGGCACGGCTGCCTGAGCGCTGGCAGCACCAGGCAAACGGCTCCCGCTCCTTTGCCTTTGTCCTTGCCCTGCTTGAGAACTGCCGGGTGGTGGCAGCACCCGGTGCCGGTTTTGGCAGACATGGCGAAGGGTATGTCCGCTTTGCCCTGATTGCTGATGAAAAAAGGCTCAGGACCGCTGCCCGCCGGATCGGGCGCTGGCTGAAAACCATCTGA
- a CDS encoding BREX system ATP-binding domain-containing protein translates to MERELARAVINKLGSTGTPPEFGIEAFTVGLDRYLKVIEEEYLDGILKFNLSSFKLITGNYGGGKTHFLYSVRNLAFKHNYCVAYVSLNPTECPFDKLELVYKAVALNLSAPQPTDAILPLGEKGIDSVIRRWAREWRKKEERTERLESYLLDLPMTDSTSFFNAVRGAFQSLLAEDLESFQEAVQWLKGEEAGRETRARFRISERIDKSTAFRMLRSLAQWVHAIGYRGLILLFDEAERGMSIASARDKRRALDNLRQLVDECGNSRLPGAMFFYAVPDDNLLLEGSGPVYEALKQRLRSVFSETNPVGVRINLEELGMEPVAFLEQLGVKLRMLFEQAYDVRLSGAEKVLKVLAQTAVERFVLDVSYRRLFVVAAVELLHRLKAEPNLSFTARDAEKLLRVTTQKLVKQEQEAVEREEF, encoded by the coding sequence ATGGAGCGGGAGCTGGCAAGGGCAGTAATCAACAAGCTGGGTTCAACCGGCACACCGCCGGAGTTCGGGATTGAGGCGTTTACCGTCGGGCTGGACCGTTATCTGAAGGTGATTGAGGAGGAGTATCTGGATGGCATCCTCAAGTTCAACCTTTCCAGTTTCAAGCTGATCACCGGCAATTACGGCGGGGGCAAGACCCACTTTCTCTATTCGGTGCGCAATCTGGCGTTCAAGCACAACTACTGTGTGGCGTATGTGAGTCTGAACCCGACCGAGTGTCCGTTTGACAAGCTGGAGCTGGTCTACAAGGCGGTGGCGCTCAATCTGAGTGCACCCCAGCCGACCGATGCGATTCTGCCCCTCGGGGAGAAGGGGATTGACTCGGTGATCCGGCGCTGGGCACGGGAGTGGCGCAAGAAGGAGGAGCGGACCGAACGGCTCGAAAGCTATCTGCTGGATCTGCCGATGACCGACTCGACGAGCTTCTTCAATGCGGTGCGCGGGGCGTTTCAGTCGCTTTTGGCTGAGGACCTGGAGTCTTTTCAGGAGGCGGTGCAGTGGCTCAAGGGCGAGGAGGCAGGACGGGAGACGAGGGCGCGCTTCCGGATTTCAGAGCGGATTGACAAGTCAACCGCCTTCCGGATGCTGCGGTCGCTGGCGCAGTGGGTGCATGCGATCGGCTACCGGGGTCTGATCCTGCTCTTTGATGAGGCGGAGCGGGGGATGTCCATCGCCTCAGCCCGGGACAAGCGCCGGGCACTGGACAATCTGCGCCAGCTGGTGGATGAGTGCGGTAACTCCCGGCTGCCGGGTGCGATGTTCTTCTATGCGGTCCCGGATGACAATCTGCTGCTTGAGGGTTCAGGTCCGGTTTATGAGGCATTGAAGCAGCGGCTCCGGAGCGTGTTTTCCGAGACCAATCCGGTCGGGGTGCGGATCAACCTTGAGGAGCTGGGGATGGAGCCGGTGGCATTTCTCGAACAGCTGGGGGTGAAGCTGCGGATGCTGTTTGAGCAGGCGTATGATGTCCGGCTCAGCGGCGCGGAGAAGGTGCTGAAGGTGCTGGCGCAGACCGCGGTCGAGCGGTTTGTGCTTGATGTCAGCTACCGCCGGCTGTTTGTCGTTGCCGCGGTCGAACTGCTGCACCGGCTGAAGGCGGAGCCGAATCTGAGTTTCACAGCCCGGGATGCGGAGAAGCTGCTGCGGGTGACCACCCAGAAGCTGGTGAAGCAGGAGCAGGAGGCGGTGGAGCGTGAGGAGTTCTAA
- a CDS encoding PPC domain-containing DNA-binding protein, whose translation MRYRKNGSYYQLRLERNEEIIPALEQFVRKLKLKSGLVIGLGAGSELDLGCYDLKTRKYYRRHFPGEYEICTLVGNIAWSEKNPVLHLHAVISNRRLTTYSGHLFAGRVAATCEIAVIPGREKLVRQLEPDSGLKLLQL comes from the coding sequence ATGAGATATCGGAAAAATGGCAGTTATTACCAGCTCCGACTGGAGCGGAATGAGGAGATCATACCCGCGCTGGAGCAGTTTGTCCGGAAGCTGAAACTGAAGTCCGGACTTGTCATCGGACTGGGCGCCGGTAGTGAACTGGACCTGGGCTGCTATGACCTCAAGACCAGAAAATACTACCGCCGTCATTTTCCGGGAGAGTATGAAATCTGCACGCTGGTGGGCAATATCGCCTGGAGTGAAAAGAACCCGGTGCTCCATCTCCATGCGGTCATCAGTAACCGGCGGCTGACCACCTATTCCGGTCATCTGTTTGCGGGCAGGGTCGCCGCCACCTGTGAAATCGCAGTCATTCCCGGCAGAGAAAAGCTCGTCCGCCAGCTTGAACCCGATTCCGGGCTGAAACTGCTTCAGCTGTAA
- the nth gene encoding endonuclease III has product MPDQDPWRVLIGAILSTRTRDEVTVEAVNRLLKSAPDPQALCRLDIFTIRRLIYPVGFYRTKARLLRKLAVVISTRHQGNVPRSRPELLALPGVGPKVANIVLARGFGIPAIAVDTHVHRIANRLGLVKTEKPAETERKLMAVVPEECLIDFNPLLVALGQTICLPRKPKCQRCPLDPLCPKTGLSRARMSR; this is encoded by the coding sequence ATGCCGGATCAGGACCCGTGGCGGGTGCTCATCGGTGCAATCCTCTCCACCCGGACCCGGGATGAGGTGACGGTCGAGGCGGTCAACCGGCTCCTGAAAAGCGCACCCGATCCCCAGGCGCTGTGTAGACTTGACATTTTCACCATCCGCCGGCTCATCTATCCGGTCGGTTTCTACCGGACCAAGGCGCGGCTGCTCAGAAAACTGGCAGTGGTAATCAGCACCCGGCATCAGGGGAATGTGCCCCGGTCCCGCCCGGAACTGCTCGCACTGCCCGGCGTCGGTCCCAAGGTGGCAAACATCGTCCTTGCCCGCGGGTTCGGAATCCCCGCAATTGCGGTTGACACGCATGTCCACCGGATTGCCAACCGGCTCGGCCTGGTGAAGACGGAGAAACCCGCGGAGACCGAAAGAAAACTGATGGCGGTTGTGCCCGAAGAGTGCTTGATTGATTTCAATCCGCTGCTGGTTGCGCTGGGGCAGACGATCTGTCTGCCCCGCAAACCAAAGTGTCAGCGCTGTCCGCTTGACCCGCTCTGTCCGAAGACCGGGCTCAGCCGGGCAAGGATGAGCCGGTAG